The following proteins are co-located in the Chryseobacterium daecheongense genome:
- a CDS encoding ATP-binding cassette domain-containing protein, with protein MIEIKNISKTFHKKKQAFKALDDVSLSIEQGDIVGIIGFSGAGKSTLIRTVNLLERPDQGQIIINGKDFVQLKSKELAKERKKIGMIFQHFNLLSSRTVFENVALPLELDNVNRSEIQSKVNELLKIVGLEEKASEYPKSLSGGQKQRVAIARALANDPYLLLCDEATSALDPATTQSILQLLRDINQRLGITILLITHEMDVIKSICNHVAVIDKGKLLTKGTLQEIISDKEHPVIKQFINPGIMTIPQELNKKLQKEPKDGLFPLVEIELNEHITVEKLLSKIYDEYKIPYKLLKADVEYLGDSNFGKLLLQLQGESEENQKAIYYFNQNKIQNTVKGYA; from the coding sequence ATGATAGAGATCAAGAACATTTCAAAAACATTTCACAAGAAGAAACAGGCCTTTAAGGCACTCGATGATGTCAGTCTCAGTATTGAGCAGGGAGACATTGTCGGAATCATCGGATTTTCAGGAGCCGGAAAAAGTACATTAATACGAACTGTTAATCTGTTGGAAAGGCCCGACCAGGGACAGATTATTATCAATGGAAAAGATTTCGTTCAGCTAAAATCTAAAGAACTGGCTAAAGAGCGGAAGAAAATAGGAATGATATTTCAGCATTTCAATCTGCTTTCTTCAAGGACTGTTTTTGAAAATGTAGCATTGCCACTGGAACTGGATAATGTGAACCGGTCAGAAATTCAAAGTAAGGTCAACGAACTTTTGAAAATTGTAGGGCTTGAAGAAAAAGCCAGTGAGTATCCTAAAAGTCTTTCCGGAGGACAAAAACAAAGAGTAGCCATTGCGAGGGCATTAGCTAATGATCCGTACCTTCTGCTTTGTGATGAGGCAACAAGTGCATTAGATCCCGCTACAACCCAGTCGATCTTACAATTATTACGCGATATCAATCAACGATTAGGAATTACTATTTTATTGATCACTCACGAAATGGATGTAATCAAGTCGATTTGTAACCACGTCGCTGTTATTGATAAAGGAAAACTCCTTACCAAAGGAACCCTGCAGGAAATTATTTCGGATAAAGAACATCCGGTTATTAAACAATTTATAAACCCAGGCATCATGACTATACCTCAGGAGCTTAACAAAAAGCTGCAAAAAGAGCCAAAAGACGGTCTGTTTCCGCTTGTGGAAATAGAGCTTAATGAACATATTACAGTAGAAAAACTACTTTCAAAGATCTATGACGAATATAAAATTCCTTATAAGCTGCTAAAGGCTGATGTAGAATATTTGGGAGATTCCAATTTTGGGAAGCTTCTTCTGCAGCTTCAGGGAGAATCCGAAGAAAATCAAAAGGCGATCTATTATTTTAATCAAAATAAAATTCAAAATACAGTAAAGGGCTATGCTTAG
- the metQ gene encoding methionine ABC transporter substrate-binding lipoprotein MetQ, with amino-acid sequence MKKLKILGLLTAGLLVFNACNSAKKDDPNYIKVGITSGPEQLIAETAKKVAKEKYNLEVELVAFNDYVVPNEALNNGDIDANAFQHVPYLNEQSKQRGYKLAVVGNTFVYPIVAYSKKIRNISQLQNGSTVVIPNDPTNGGRSLLLLQKNGLLKLKEGVGLLPKVTDITENPKQLKILEIEAPQLPRVLDDKEVVIAIINNNFAAQAGLDETKSGIFKEDKDSPYVNVVVARHDNKDEEKVKNFLKAYQSDEVVKKAAEIFKGGAVKGW; translated from the coding sequence ATGAAGAAATTAAAAATCTTAGGACTTCTTACAGCAGGTTTGCTGGTATTTAATGCATGTAATTCAGCTAAAAAAGATGATCCTAATTACATCAAAGTAGGAATTACCTCAGGACCAGAACAACTGATCGCTGAAACAGCGAAAAAAGTAGCTAAAGAAAAATACAACCTTGAAGTTGAACTGGTTGCTTTTAATGACTATGTAGTCCCAAATGAAGCATTAAACAATGGTGATATTGATGCCAATGCCTTTCAGCATGTTCCATACCTGAATGAACAGTCCAAACAAAGAGGGTATAAACTGGCCGTTGTAGGAAATACATTTGTCTATCCTATAGTTGCCTATTCAAAAAAGATTAGAAATATCAGTCAGCTACAGAATGGAAGTACTGTTGTAATTCCCAATGACCCGACGAACGGAGGGCGTTCATTGCTGTTACTACAGAAAAATGGTTTATTAAAACTAAAAGAAGGGGTGGGACTTCTTCCTAAAGTCACTGATATTACAGAAAATCCAAAGCAGCTGAAAATCCTGGAAATTGAAGCACCACAATTACCAAGAGTGCTGGATGATAAAGAAGTGGTGATCGCAATCATCAACAATAATTTTGCGGCACAGGCAGGATTGGACGAAACAAAATCCGGGATTTTTAAAGAAGATAAAGATTCACCTTATGTAAATGTAGTGGTTGCAAGACATGACAATAAAGATGAGGAAAAGGTAAAAAACTTTTTAAAAGCTTACCAGTCTGATGAAGTGGTGAAAAAAGCAGCAGAGATCTTTAAAGGGGGTGCTGTGAAAGGATGGTAA
- a CDS encoding metallophosphoesterase, whose translation MKIQIISDLHQEFGSTELCFDRADIVVLAGDINLGTKGIEWIKGKIPDKPVIYVLGNHEYYKGSYPKTLNKIKQAAEDSTVFVLEDSFVDFEGVRFHGCTLWTDFSIFGNPVKYGMLCQPRMNDYLKIRRDPSYSKLRTIDTFKIHQLSKITLKENLENSKGLKNIIVTHHAPSIQSVPEEYKNDPLTSAYASDLEDMIKQYEPLYWIHGHIHTPCRYVFEKTEIICNPHGYIDEKYNGYEKELIIEV comes from the coding sequence ATGAAAATACAAATCATCAGCGATCTGCACCAGGAATTTGGCTCCACTGAATTATGTTTTGACAGAGCAGATATTGTTGTATTGGCTGGTGATATTAATTTAGGGACTAAAGGTATTGAATGGATTAAGGGTAAGATTCCTGATAAACCTGTTATTTATGTACTTGGTAACCATGAATATTATAAAGGTTCTTATCCAAAAACATTGAATAAGATAAAACAGGCAGCAGAGGATTCTACAGTTTTTGTGCTTGAAGATTCTTTTGTAGACTTTGAAGGAGTCAGGTTTCATGGATGCACATTGTGGACAGATTTTTCCATCTTTGGAAATCCGGTAAAGTATGGAATGCTTTGTCAGCCAAGAATGAATGATTACCTTAAAATCCGCAGGGATCCTTCTTATTCAAAGTTGAGAACAATTGATACTTTTAAAATTCATCAACTCTCGAAAATAACATTAAAAGAGAATCTGGAAAATTCAAAGGGATTAAAAAATATTATAGTTACTCATCACGCCCCAAGTATTCAATCAGTTCCTGAAGAATATAAGAATGATCCTTTAACCTCAGCGTATGCTTCCGATCTGGAAGATATGATTAAACAATATGAGCCACTTTATTGGATTCATGGCCATATCCATACTCCTTGCAGATATGTGTTTGAAAAAACTGAAATTATTTGTAATCCGCATGGATATATTGACGAGAAATACAACGGGTATGAGAAAGAGCTGATTATTGAGGTGTAA
- a CDS encoding EamA family transporter: protein MSTTHNKNNWLIPIAFTNIYVIWGITFLAISFGLQGFPPFILSGFRFLVAGILMLGYLSAKGEKANSLGNWKKNGITGILILTGGTGLVAWGEQYVTASEAAITIATGPFWFIAIDKKNWKYYFSDKFIPIGLIIGFIGLILFLKGSVSANVHHAAVSDSVRVTAFVVLALSSVAWVLGSLYSKKNPASQSTFMNIAQQLIIAGVASFVIAFFRNEWNNFSLTTIPLSAWLGVLFLIFFGSIIAYLSYIWLLSVKPAALVSTHTYINPIVTVLAGWIIANQTINGNQLFGLTIILAGVLLTNITKYFKLSKRSKVKIRRVLRFTKRNNRPYQPI, encoded by the coding sequence ATGAGTACTACTCACAATAAAAATAATTGGTTGATCCCAATAGCATTTACCAATATTTATGTAATCTGGGGGATTACATTTTTGGCTATTTCTTTCGGATTACAGGGGTTTCCTCCCTTTATCCTATCAGGTTTCAGATTTTTGGTTGCCGGAATACTTATGCTGGGCTATTTGTCGGCCAAAGGAGAAAAAGCCAATTCTTTGGGTAACTGGAAAAAAAACGGCATTACCGGGATTCTCATCCTTACCGGTGGAACAGGTCTTGTGGCCTGGGGCGAACAATATGTAACAGCTTCTGAAGCAGCCATCACGATAGCAACGGGACCGTTTTGGTTTATTGCTATTGATAAAAAGAACTGGAAATATTATTTCTCAGATAAGTTTATACCTATTGGACTTATTATAGGCTTCATAGGATTGATTTTATTTTTAAAAGGAAGCGTTAGCGCTAATGTTCATCATGCTGCCGTCAGTGATTCTGTTCGGGTTACGGCATTTGTTGTACTTGCATTAAGTTCGGTTGCATGGGTTCTAGGATCGTTATATTCAAAAAAGAATCCTGCCAGTCAGTCTACTTTTATGAATATTGCCCAGCAGCTTATTATTGCAGGAGTGGCTTCTTTTGTTATTGCATTTTTCAGAAATGAATGGAATAATTTTTCCTTAACAACAATTCCGTTATCAGCTTGGTTGGGAGTTTTATTTCTGATTTTCTTCGGATCAATCATCGCTTATCTTTCGTATATCTGGTTATTATCCGTAAAACCTGCGGCTCTGGTAAGTACGCATACTTATATTAACCCAATTGTAACGGTATTGGCCGGATGGATTATCGCTAATCAGACCATCAATGGAAACCAGCTGTTTGGACTGACCATTATATTAGCCGGCGTCCTGCTTACCAATATCACCAAGTATTTCAAGCTTTCAAAACGATCAAAAGTAAAGATCAGAAGGGTGTTACGGTTTACAAAAAGGAACAACAGGCCGTATCAGCCCATATAA
- a CDS encoding DUF2652 domain-containing protein: MDANIQEGIILIPDFNGFTEFVLNTKLYTGEYIVRQLLSILIDVNNRYFEISEIEGDAILFFRYDKNPSFKKISNMLRNMQNAFSRKVAELNEALSISIDLSLKFIVHYGKFSQYKIGNFRKLYGAPVVEAHKLLKNDFAKQPSYALFSNSFLKSTESSSNFYTDEEQNLPDVGVIHYFEGIKQHI, encoded by the coding sequence ATGGATGCAAATATACAAGAGGGTATTATACTGATTCCGGATTTCAATGGATTTACCGAATTTGTATTGAATACAAAATTATACACGGGAGAGTATATTGTAAGACAATTATTATCTATTCTGATCGATGTTAATAACAGGTATTTTGAAATTTCTGAAATTGAAGGGGATGCCATTTTATTTTTCAGATATGATAAAAACCCATCTTTTAAAAAAATCTCCAATATGCTTCGGAATATGCAGAATGCATTTAGCAGAAAAGTAGCTGAGCTCAATGAAGCATTAAGCATTTCCATCGATCTATCGTTAAAATTTATTGTTCATTACGGAAAGTTTTCCCAATATAAAATCGGAAATTTCAGAAAGTTGTATGGAGCACCTGTGGTGGAAGCTCATAAGCTGTTGAAAAACGATTTTGCAAAGCAACCTTCTTATGCCTTATTCAGCAATTCTTTCCTTAAAAGTACAGAGAGCAGCAGTAATTTTTATACTGACGAGGAACAAAACCTGCCTGATGTTGGAGTGATCCATTATTTTGAAGGAATAAAACAGCATATTTAA
- the metI gene encoding methionine ABC transporter permease MetI — protein sequence MLSDSVISLLSKGIWETVYMTFVSGFFGFVLGLPVGILLFLTRKGQLLENKIYNRILSILVNIFRSIPFIILIVWMIPFTRALVGTSIGVNAALVPLSIGAAPFIARLVENSLLEIPYGLIETARALGATPLQIIKKVLLPEALPSLINNATITLITLVGYSAMGGAVGAGGLGQIGYQYGYIGYDAVIMNLVLGLLVTLVFIIQFSGDKLAKRFDHR from the coding sequence ATGCTTAGTGATTCGGTAATTTCCCTTTTATCAAAGGGCATTTGGGAAACAGTATATATGACATTTGTTTCCGGTTTTTTTGGTTTTGTTTTAGGTCTTCCGGTAGGGATTCTTTTGTTTCTTACGAGGAAAGGACAGCTCCTTGAAAATAAGATCTATAATAGAATTTTATCCATCTTGGTCAATATTTTCAGATCCATTCCATTCATAATTTTGATCGTATGGATGATTCCTTTCACAAGAGCTTTGGTGGGAACCTCTATTGGAGTTAATGCTGCATTGGTTCCGTTGAGCATAGGAGCGGCACCGTTTATTGCCAGATTGGTTGAAAACAGTCTTCTCGAAATCCCTTACGGACTTATTGAAACCGCAAGAGCTTTAGGAGCTACTCCACTTCAGATCATCAAAAAAGTACTGCTGCCGGAAGCGCTTCCTTCACTGATCAACAATGCAACCATCACGCTGATTACTTTGGTAGGCTATTCTGCTATGGGAGGAGCTGTTGGTGCCGGTGGATTGGGACAAATTGGTTATCAGTATGGATACATCGGCTATGATGCTGTAATCATGAACCTTGTTTTGGGGCTTTTGGTCACTTTGGTTTTTATCATTCAGTTTTCTGGAGATAAGCTGGCAAAGAGATTTGATCACCGGTAA
- a CDS encoding alpha/beta hydrolase, with protein sequence MKTVIAILFAFLLTSNFLKAQQKQYIFFLHNKFLEGHSLTEKHPQYGIAEYTPILNKLKSKNTVVISEKRADQTDPEVYARKVIAQIDSLQRKGVSSDNISIVGTSQGGYIAQYVSYYAKNPDLKFVIIGSSFKDDSLNKIAGFKLYGKILSITEKSDEGHVPLSSEKRYQNSKLAAFKEIELNTGMKHGFLFKALDIWLNPTKEWIYKNF encoded by the coding sequence ATGAAAACAGTCATAGCCATTCTTTTTGCTTTTCTTCTCACATCAAATTTTTTAAAAGCTCAACAAAAACAATATATTTTCTTTCTCCATAACAAGTTTCTTGAGGGGCATTCATTGACCGAAAAACATCCGCAATACGGTATTGCTGAATATACACCGATCCTGAATAAGCTGAAAAGCAAAAACACTGTAGTGATCTCAGAAAAAAGAGCTGATCAGACCGATCCGGAAGTCTATGCCCGAAAGGTCATTGCTCAGATTGACAGCCTGCAGAGAAAAGGAGTTTCTTCCGATAATATCAGCATAGTCGGAACATCGCAAGGCGGTTATATTGCACAATATGTTTCTTATTACGCTAAAAATCCGGATCTGAAATTTGTAATTATCGGCTCGAGCTTCAAGGATGATTCGTTAAATAAAATTGCCGGTTTCAAACTGTACGGTAAAATACTTTCCATCACGGAAAAATCTGATGAGGGCCACGTCCCTTTATCTTCCGAGAAAAGATATCAAAACTCAAAATTAGCGGCATTTAAAGAAATAGAGCTTAACACTGGAATGAAGCATGGCTTTTTGTTTAAAGCTTTAGATATTTGGCTTAACCCTACCAAAGAATGGATTTATAAGAATTTTTGA
- a CDS encoding glycoside hydrolase family 3 C-terminal domain-containing protein produces MFKKTAIVSLFTLISISSMAQNTTLPIYLDESKPVEQRVKDALSRMTLEEKVAMLHAQSKFSSPGVPRLGIPEFWTTDGPHGVRPEVMWDEWNQAGWTNDSIIAYPALTALSATWNKKMSWNYGKALGEEARYRKKDILLGPGVNIYRTPLNGRNFEYMGEDPYLTSKMVVPYIQGVQSNGVATSVKHFALNNQEMFRHTSNVTVDDRALYEIYLPAFKAAVTEGDSWTIMGAYDMYKNQYASQNQYLLNDILKGEWKYKGVVVSDWGAVNNTEQAIHNGLDLEFGSWTNGLSAGTKNAYDNYYLAKPYLDLIKSGKVGTKELDDKVSRLLNLAYKTTMNRNKPFGNIASAEHQAVAKEIGEEGIVLLKNQGNVLPIDLTKTKKIAVIGENAIKIMTVGGGSSSLKVKYETLPLDGIKKRFGKQVDVQYARGYVGDIGGEYNGVKSGQDLKDTRSETELINEAVELAKKSDVVIFIGGLNKSDFQDSEGNDRKSYGLPYNQDHVISALAKANKNLAVVLVSGNAVAMPWIKEVPTIVQSWYLGSEAGNSIASILAGDANPSGKLPFTFPVKLEDNSAHQLGEYPGQKDQLAAGKGKDQKNPINITYNEGIFVGYRWHDTKNIKPLFSFGHGLSYTTFEFGKAKADKTTISQDDKITFTVPVKNTGKKAGAEVVQLYISDLKSSVPRPAKELKGFEKVFLNPGEQKEVSISIDKTALSYFDADKHDWVAEPGDFEALIGNSSDAIKTKVKFTLK; encoded by the coding sequence ATGTTTAAGAAAACTGCCATAGTAAGTTTATTCACTCTTATTTCAATTTCTTCAATGGCTCAGAATACTACCCTCCCGATCTATTTAGATGAATCGAAACCGGTTGAACAACGTGTTAAGGATGCTCTTTCCAGAATGACACTGGAGGAAAAAGTAGCCATGCTTCACGCACAATCAAAGTTCAGTTCACCAGGTGTTCCAAGATTGGGAATTCCTGAATTCTGGACAACAGACGGACCTCATGGGGTACGTCCGGAAGTTATGTGGGATGAATGGAATCAGGCAGGCTGGACCAATGATTCAATTATTGCTTATCCGGCATTAACTGCTTTATCCGCTACATGGAATAAAAAAATGTCATGGAACTACGGTAAAGCATTAGGAGAAGAAGCGCGATACAGAAAAAAAGATATCCTTCTCGGACCTGGAGTTAATATTTACAGAACTCCACTCAACGGAAGAAACTTTGAATATATGGGGGAAGACCCTTACCTGACTTCCAAGATGGTGGTTCCTTATATCCAGGGAGTGCAATCGAACGGAGTAGCAACGAGTGTAAAACATTTTGCCTTAAATAACCAGGAAATGTTCCGCCATACCAGCAATGTTACCGTGGACGACAGAGCCCTGTATGAAATTTATTTACCGGCTTTTAAAGCAGCAGTAACCGAAGGGGATTCATGGACGATCATGGGCGCTTATGATATGTATAAAAACCAGTATGCCAGCCAGAACCAATACCTTTTAAATGATATCCTGAAAGGAGAATGGAAGTATAAAGGAGTGGTCGTTTCAGACTGGGGTGCGGTAAACAATACCGAACAGGCTATTCATAACGGACTGGATCTTGAATTCGGAAGCTGGACCAACGGTTTATCGGCAGGAACAAAAAATGCATACGATAACTATTATTTAGCTAAACCTTATCTGGACCTTATTAAATCCGGAAAAGTGGGAACTAAAGAACTGGATGACAAAGTGAGCAGACTTTTAAACCTGGCTTATAAAACAACAATGAACCGAAACAAACCTTTCGGAAATATTGCTTCCGCTGAACATCAGGCTGTAGCCAAGGAAATCGGTGAAGAAGGAATTGTTTTATTAAAAAACCAGGGGAACGTATTACCAATCGATCTCACCAAAACTAAAAAAATAGCAGTGATCGGTGAAAATGCGATTAAGATCATGACTGTTGGTGGTGGTTCTTCATCATTAAAAGTAAAATATGAAACATTACCCTTAGACGGAATCAAAAAAAGATTCGGAAAGCAGGTTGATGTGCAGTATGCAAGAGGATATGTTGGAGATATCGGCGGAGAGTACAACGGGGTAAAATCCGGACAGGACCTGAAAGATACACGCTCTGAAACCGAATTAATCAATGAAGCTGTAGAGCTGGCTAAAAAATCTGATGTTGTTATCTTCATTGGAGGATTAAATAAAAGTGATTTCCAGGACAGCGAAGGAAATGACCGTAAAAGCTATGGACTTCCCTACAACCAGGATCATGTGATTTCTGCATTGGCAAAAGCTAATAAAAATCTTGCGGTTGTTTTAGTTTCCGGAAATGCAGTAGCGATGCCTTGGATTAAAGAAGTACCTACCATTGTTCAATCCTGGTATCTGGGTTCTGAAGCAGGAAATTCGATTGCTTCTATCTTAGCAGGCGACGCAAACCCTTCAGGAAAATTGCCATTTACTTTTCCGGTTAAGCTGGAAGACAATTCTGCGCACCAATTAGGGGAATATCCGGGCCAAAAAGATCAACTGGCAGCAGGAAAAGGAAAAGATCAAAAGAATCCGATCAACATTACTTATAATGAAGGAATTTTCGTAGGATACCGTTGGCATGATACAAAAAACATCAAACCTTTATTCAGTTTCGGACACGGACTAAGCTACACGACTTTCGAGTTTGGAAAAGCTAAAGCGGATAAAACAACGATATCCCAGGATGATAAAATTACATTTACCGTACCGGTAAAAAATACAGGAAAGAAAGCAGGTGCTGAAGTCGTTCAATTGTATATCAGTGACCTTAAATCCTCTGTTCCCCGTCCGGCAAAAGAGCTCAAAGGTTTTGAAAAAGTATTTTTAAATCCCGGAGAGCAGAAAGAAGTAAGCATTAGCATTGACAAAACAGCATTAAGCTATTTCGATGCCGATAAACATGACTGGGTAGCTGAACCGGGAGATTTTGAAGCCTTGATTGGAAATTCTTCAGATGCCATTAAAACTAAAGTGAAATTCACTCTAAAGTAG